The Oxyura jamaicensis isolate SHBP4307 breed ruddy duck chromosome 5, BPBGC_Ojam_1.0, whole genome shotgun sequence region AcccaaacatttctttttctatttggCTTTCTtgattaattttcctttatttgaaatctttgctcttttgtttttcagctccCAGATCCGCTCCCTCTCTCTAGCATTCACTGTATGTTTGACACCAAGAGTATCATAAAAGCGACCTCCACGCACCGTGGGCTAGGGGGGCAGCCGCTTCTCTCACTGGGCTGTTCCCCGGTGCCCCTTCTTGGAGGGCGACTTTGAGCCAAGGCAGTGGCTGAAAGTCCCGGTGCTAGCCCGACCTCGCTCTGCTGCACGCTGGCCTGCTTTCtcagccctcccctccccggaGCGGGGGGCTCAGCGGTGCTCACGCAGCCAGCGGTGCGAGTAGCTTTGAGCGAGCCGGCTCGGGCCTCTCCTGCCTCTGTCCTCAAAGTTGTTTGTTGCGTTTGGGAGtggcagcccagctgcagagggTCTTCCCTGCGAGAGCACACTGCTGTCGTGGGCAGGCCCGCCTCGGAGTGTCGCTACACGGGGAGGGAAAGTAAAGACTCGTTTTCTTTCTTGTGATTTAGGGAGCATAGACGCTATTTCTATGTTAACGAGCACTCAGGAGAGTCGCAATGGGAGTTCCCCGACGGGGAGGACGAAGACGAAGGACAGCAGACCTCCGACAGAAAAGCCGACGGTCCTCCTAAACCACCtccaaaagagaaaggagagcgCGCCGGAGATGCCGCCGAGCGCTCCGCAGGTACAGCacgggggcaggaggagaaggggggggggtgctgggaTTGTGCTCCCCAGGAGCAGGTTCCCGTCCACGCAGACACGCGGCGTGGGTCCTGCCGCGCAGGCGGGAGGCTACCACCTCCCTCGCCGGGCGCCTCGCTCGTGGTTAGCGGAGCCGGGGCAGGCACTGCTCCTGCGTCTGAGCCGTCCCCGTCGGTTGTAGCCGTCCCAGCGGAGCCGGGGAAGGCGGGGTGCTGCGGGGTCGAGCTCGCAGCCTGGCCTCCGCCTCCCCGTTCTGCGGCAGGGCCTTGGACGGAGGCAGCACGCGCccgtgctggcagcaggagcggCAGCGCGGTCAGTAGCGTGGGTTTTCAAGCCTGTGTCAATATGTATTCTTCAGGCTCCCTTTGTAAAGAATCCTTCTCAGGCCAAGTTCCTGCTACGTCTCTCATGCCGCTCACTCCATTTTGGACTCTGCTTCAGTCCTCTGTCCCGGTCCTCCAACCTCCCTTGCCTTTGGAAATGCCTCCGCCGCCTCCGCCTCCACCAGATTCGCCcccaccgccgccgccaccacccCCGCCGCCGCCTGGAGAAGACGGCGAGATCCAGGAAGTGGAGATGGAAGACGAGGGGGGCGAGGAGCCGCCTGCCCCAGGAACAGAAGAAGACGCTCCCCTGAAGCCTCTCCTGCGCCCggctgtcagcagcagccaggtgagcGGCGGCGCAGGCACGCGTGCCGTGTTGGTGTTTGGTCCCCGAGCACTTGAGGGCCGAGGGTGGTGGTGAAAGGGGAGCGAGGGGCGAGTCCCGGCCCCGTTGGGTCCTGTCCCTCCTGTCTGGGCTCTCACCTCGTCGCTCTCCGTTGCAGGGAGCCGCTgaacccagccctgccccgctgcTCTCCGCCAAGCCTCAGAAGCGGAAAGCCGCCGAGATGAGCCCGGGGCTGATGCAGCGAACAGCCACCATCGGCAGCTGCCCCGTCATCTACAGCCAGCCCCTCATGGCCGCCAGCAAGTACCAGCCTTCGGCCGTGCCCCTCGCCTCCCTGAGGCCACGCCAGCGGCTGCAGAGCGAGATCCAAGGCCGCGCCAACCTCCGCCTCGCGCCGGGCCACGCCGGCCCCCAGCCCGCCGGCCTGGCCATGCAGCCCGGCTACTTGGGCGTGACGGCGCCCGCGGCGCCTTCCGTCATGAGCTACTCCGAGTGCGCCGTGCCAGCCAGCCTCGCCGCTGCCCCCGCCGTGCCGCTGGCCCCGGCGCGCGGATCCCTGCCTGCCACCAGCGCTCCCGAGcagccgccgccccccccgccgccccagacgcccccacctcccacccccaaggcgccgccgccgcctgagAAGCCCGAGAAGCCGAGGAAGGGGCGGAAGGACAAGGTAGGAGGATGTTCCTTCGCCCTTCCCTCGCCGGCTTGCCTGAGCCCTCTCCCTTCTTGCCCACCCTCACCACGGACCGTTAAATTTTCTACACAGGGCAAGAAGGGCAAGACGAAAATGCCGTCTTTGGTGAAGAAGTGGCAGAGCATCCAGCGGGAGCTGGACGAGGAGGAGAACTCCAGCTCCAGCGAGGAGGACCGGGAGACGACGGCGCAGAGGCGCATCGAGgagtggaagcagcagcagctgctcaggtACGGCCCAGGAGGCTGTCCCAGAGCCGGCAGCACTTCATTGTGGTGAGCTGCTTGGCTGCTCACGTGGAGAGGCGTTTATTTGCCCCCCCGTAAAGGGAGCGGGATTTGGGGTCTCTGGCTGGGAGTATGGGGGGACGGGGCGCTGGGGAGCGACCCCGTGCACCACCCGCGCGCTGACCCCCCTCTTTGTCCCCGCAGTGGCATGGCGGAGAGGAACGCCAACTTCGAGGCGCTGCCAGAGGACTGGCGAGCGCGGCTGAAGCGGAGGAAAACCGCATCGAGCACATGAGGCGCGTGCGCGTGAcgctgttttggttttctttttttacagtTGTACAGTTTAGAGCCCTTTACGACTCAAATCGTTGTCCAATAAATTGTAGCAGTTTGGGACGTGCTGTCTGCTTGAAGGGGGGCTGGCCCTGCCCCACGGCAGGAGGGTGGCATGGCTTCGGGGTGTCATTGCGGGCTGGGGCCAGAGCATCACCCCCACTTTGGGGACGGGGGAAACCTTGCCATGGCCCCACTGCCCTGGGTGTCTGCCAGGGATAACAAAATCCCTCTGGCTCCTTTCCCAGCTCCGCTCCGGGAACGCCCCGTCCCTCCCCCCTGCCACCGGTCGCTCAGCGACCGCGTCGCAGGCCCCGTTGGTTGCACTGCCAGGGCCAGGAGGAGGCTCGGGCACGGCTCGCGGCCATGGAGCCCTCGGGGTACCCCACTGCGCAGGTCGGGGGCCGGGGTTCGGGAGAGGagggctggtggctgcagccactgggggtggggggagcccCCAGCAGAGCCTGACGGCGCTGCCCTGCCCAGGTGGTCCCCGAGCCCTATGACAGCTTCATGCGCTGCCACCTGCGCTACTACGGCTACTTCCGAGGTGAGCCCGgggctgtcccccccccctgGGGTGCAGGAACCCCCGTTTGGGCTCCAGCAACGCTCTTCCCCCAGGCCAGAAGAGGGGTGGGAAGCAgagccccgtgtccccacgaGGACACTCCGAGTGCCACCACGCCGAGGCGCTCGGCCTGGGCAGCGCCGGCCCCGGCTGCCGGCAGCGCGTGGGGAAGGAGCCGAGCCGTGAGTGAAGCCCCCCGGCGccgggctgtggggctgcctcACCCCTGCTGGGGTCCTTGTCCCTGCCTGAGGGTGGCGGGTGGTTTGGGGGGTGATACCAGGAGCGTTGTCCCCAACCtttccagcccctgctccccgcgcTCCGCCAGTGCCGTGCCGTGGGGCcgggagccccccagcccctcctgcagcccccagggcgCTGGAGCCGGCCCGCTCGCGGGGCTGTGGGCTCTCCAGGGAGCCGCGGGCTCTCTTTGCCCTCCCCTTGGAGCGAGGACCCCTGCCCGCTCCCCGGTGGCCCATCGAGTGCGAAGTCATCAAGGAGGCCATCGAGCACATCGGTGAGGCAGCGCTCCGGCCTCTCCAGCCCTCAGCCCCGTGTCCAACCCCTGCGGTGACAGCGTGGCGCATCTGTCCCCCCCCAGAGTGGGTTCCCCCTGAGCCCGAGCCCTTCTGCCAGCCCTTGAGCCACGAGCAGGCGCCGgcgggcagcagggaggagcagggcacCGTCGTCTACCACCTCAGCCCAGgtagcacccatgggtgccgcTCGcaccctccctgtccccacgcCATCCCCTCAGGTGCTGAACCCCGCTgtcccccagtgcccccaggcTCCTCCTTCACCCGAgcccgggccgggggggctccgggcccCCTCTCCTCACCGGCTGTGGCCCTGGAGGGCCCCCAGGACACCACGCTGCTGTTCGAGTCGCGCTTTGAGAGCGGCAACCTCCAGAAAGCCGTCAAGGTGTAAGAGCAGGGACGGGGCAAGGGCAACCAGAGGGACACGGGGCAGGGCCGGGTGCCGGAGTGAGGCCCTTCCCCCCGGCAGGGGCCCCTACGAGTACGTGCTGACGCTGCGGCCGGACTTGTACACCGCCAAGCACACCCAGTGGTTTTATTTCCGCGTGCAAAACACCCGGAGAGACGCCGTCTACCGCTTCACCATCGCCAACCTGGCGAAGCCCAAGAGCCTCTACGGCGAGGGCATGCGGCCGCTGCTCTACTCGCAGCAGGATGCCCGGAGCCGTGGCATCGGCTGGCGCCGCGTCGGGGCCGAAGTCCGCTACTACCggggggggtggcggggaggAGCCGGcctccttctgcctctcctggAGCATGCGCTTCCCCCACGACGGCGACACCTGCTACTTGGCCCACTCCTACCCCTACACCTACTCGGACCTGCAGCGGTACCTGCGGGCGGTGCTGGGCGACCCGGTGCGCTCGCGGTACTGCGCGGTGCGGGCGCTGTGCCGCAGCCTGGCCGGCAACACCGTCTACCTGCTGACCATCACCGGCCCGGCCGGCGGCGCGGGCAAGTGGGCGGTGGTGCTGAGCGCCCGCGCGCACCCCGGCGAGAGCGGCGGCTCCTGGGCCATGCGGGGCTTCCTCGACTTCGTCCTCAGCGCCGCCCCCGACGCCCGGCTCCTGCGCCGGCTCTTTGTCTTCAAGGTGGTGCCCATGCTCAACCCCGACGGGGTGGTGGTGGGCAACTCCCGCTGCTCCCTGGCCGGCCGTGACCCCAACAGAGCCTACGGGACGGGGTGCCGGGGCTCCTTCCCCGCCGTCTGGCACCTGCGGGCCATGGTGGAGAGGTGAGGCCGGCGCGCGGGGAGCCGGCGGGCTGGTGCCAGCGGCCGTATCCTGACGGGAGCCCGCAGGCTGCTGGCGGAGCGGGAGGTGGTGCTGTACTGCGACTTCCACGGGCACAGCCGCAAGAACAACGTCTTCATGTACGGCTGCGACGGCGGCCGGGCCGCTGCAGCACCGCGGCTGCGGGAGCGCGTCTTCCCCCTGATGCTGAGCAAGAACGCGCCCGACAAGGTGGGCTCTGCCATCCGCACCTCCCTTTGGTGATGTCCCCGGGGGGCTGGGGACGCGTCCCCCCTGCCGCGCTGACCCTGGCGTCGGCCCCagttctccttccccagctgcaagTTCAAGGTGCAGAAGAGCAAGGAGGGGACGGGCAGGGTCGCCATGTGGCGGATGGGCGTCACCAACAGCTACACCATGGAGGCGGCCTTCGGCGGCTCCACGCTGGGTGAGGGGCCGCACGGAGGCACCGGGGACGGGGTCGTGCCGGGGAATGGGAttgcagcagccccacagacGGGCTCTGGGGCCTGGCTCGGGAAGCCGCTGCTCGTTTTCTTGTCCCGTGTCCCCTGCAGGTGGGAGAAACTCGCACTTCACCGTGGAGGACCTCAAATCGCTGGGCTACCACCTCTGCGACACCCTGCTGGACTTCTGCGACCCCGACCCTGCCAAGGTGGGTGGGCGCCCGTGGCCGGCGGCCCCTCCCGTTGGTGGTGGCGGCAGTAACGCTGCCTCTGTCCCGCAGTTCCAGCGTTGCCTGGCAGAGGTGGACGCGCTGCTGCGGCAGCGGCTGGGCTccggcaggagctggagcgATGTCCCCACCTCAGACCTCGAGTCCAGGTACGTCCCGGTGACGCTGCCCCTGGGGCCGGCAGGGCCGGTGGTGGCTTCAGCTGTCCCCTCCCTTGGGCAGCACCAGCGGCTCCGACAGCTCCGTGTCTGAGGGatccccggcacggcccgggaGCCCCCGGGGACGGGAGGGACAAGGTGCCCGGGAGGACGTGCTGGTACCCCTGCGCCATCCAGGGCAGCTGGagccgaggaggaggaagcgGCTGCGGAGCCGCAGAGCGAGGAACGCCCTGCGCGGGCCAAACGCCGTCCGCCAGAGCCACGCCGGTGTCCCAGTGAGCGTGGTTCACCCtcccctgccccggggctgcgtCCTCACACTGCTCCCACCTCGGGTGGCAGCGCCTGGGGCTGCACCGAGCCCCTGCTTTGCGCTCCCCCAGGTGCCACCACGGTCCCTCAGGCCCTGGGGACAACCACGGGTCCCCAACACCCCCAGGGGAGGCCGTGGGGTGCCGGAGGAGCCCGAGCAGCCGCGTGGAGCCATCCCCCGCCAGCCCGTCCCCACCGCAGCGGGAAGGGGGTCCCGCGGCCGTGCCGCTGCGGGGGACGCCCGGCTGCAGGGGGGCACGAGGGCCGCAGGCCCTGCCCGTGCCACCACCGCCACTGCTGCCACCACCGCCACCGGTTCCTCACGGGGCACGGCCGTGGCGCTGCCCGCACCGGGGGCCGCCGCCGCTgggcgcggggggcggccgggccccgccaGCCCCCGCTGCTACGCCTGCGCCCGGCGTTAACGGGGCCGCGTCCCCCGGTGCCTGCCGggctcccccttcccctgcaggcCCCGGGGGCCGCCGCCCGGTGGCACCTCGGGGCCCGTCGCCACGGCGCCGCCTCAGGCCTCGGAGGCCCCGCCGGTGGCGCAGGCCGCGTTGCCACGGCGACCCGGGCGGAAgcgggcggcgggcgcggcGGAAGTACCGGGGGCGGAAGCGGAAGCGGCGGCCGTGTCCTTCTGGGCCGTGGCGCcggggcggcagcagcagcatggcgGACGCGGCCTCgcaggtgctgctgggctcGGGGCTGACGGTGCTGTCGCAGCCCCTCATGTACGTGAAGGTGCTGGTGCAGGTAAGGGGCggcgctgccggggccggggcgaggcggcggtgccggtgccggggGGTCTCGGTGCCGGGCCCGGGCCCCGCGGGCTGCCCGGGACGGCGGGGACGGGCCGCGCCTCTCCCCGCAGGTGGGCTACGAGCCGCTGCCGCCCACGCTGGGCCGGAACATCTTCGGCCGCCAGGTCTACCAGCTGCCGGGACTCTTCGCCTACGGTGAGTGAGCGTCCCCGGGAGCCCCGTGCCCGGTGCCGCGGGCGTTCCCCGGGGGGGCCCGGCGCGGCCTGACCCGCGTCTCCCCCAGCCAAGCACATCGTGAAGGTCGACGGGAGAGCGGGACTCTTCAAAGGCCTCACCCCCCGGCTCTGCTCCAGCGCCATCGGCACCGTGGTGCACAGCAAAGTGCTGCAGGTACCGTGCCCCGTGCACCGGTCCCGGCAGGGCTGCGGCTGCCCGTGGGTGCCCGCTGACCGTGTGTCCTTCTCTCCGCAGCGGTACCAGGACGCCGAGCAGGCTGAGGTACGTTGGAGGCGGATCTGGTGGCGaatccctccctcccctcctccctttctgtccccagcagctgctcctgccaggcAAGGCCGTGCCCTGCAAGGCCGTGCAGCCCGGCACGGAGCTGGCTCTTGGTGCTGCCCCAGCGAGGTGTGAGAGGAGAAGCAGGCTGCTGTGCGAGCTggggggctggtgctggggggctgcgtGGCTGTGCCTGGGGAGGACGGGGTGAGTTTCAGggggctgtgccctgcctgACGCCTCTGCCCGtctgcagccaggagccagcAAGAAGGAGCCCGTGTCCTCGCTGGAGCAGGTCCTCAAGGAGGTGAGGAGCGCAGGAAGaggagggtgctgggctgggcggttccctcctgcccttccaCCCCTCGCTGACAGCCCCTTTCTCCTCCAGACCTCCCGAGAGATGGTTGCTCGTTCCGCCGCGACCCTCATCACCCACCCATTCCACGGTAGGTACCCCCGCACGGCTGCCTctagctgctgctcctccccacGGACAGCCCGGGTGCCGGGTGCCGTGGTGTCCCCACCGCCCTGCAGCGTCCCTTTGTTCCCCGCTGACCCTGCGTCGCCTGGCTCTGCCCGCAGTGATCACCCTGCGATGCATGGTGCAGTTCATCGGCAGGGAGACCAAGTACAGGTACGGGGCGCGGGGGCTGCCGTGGGGTGCCGTGTCCCTGCGTGGCGTGACTGctgctctctcctcttccccccccgGCCCAGCGGGACACTAAGCGCCTTCACCACGATTTACCGAGAAGAAGGCATCCTGGGATTCTTCGCGTGAGTGCTCCTGATGTTGAATTTGTGGGGGGCAGCGGGATCTCTCCCCAAAACCCACAACTGACTCGGTGCTCGGGTCTTGCTTCTCACTGTGTCCGTCCTCCCATTTCCTCACCCACTGGTACTCAGCCCTAACTTTGGTGTGCGGTGCCCGTTGTGCCCTCCTTCCCGGACAGGTCCCTGACACCAGCCCTGTGTTGCTGCCCCGTGCCTGGGGACATTAAAACCGCAATCCTCCTCCCACGGCCGGCAGCTCGGGGCGCTCTGAGTCACCGCAGCCCTTTCCTCCCGGCCGTGTGTTCTTCCAGCCAACACAGGCCGTTTTTTCCAAGCCTCTGTGCTCCCAGGGCACGGAGCTGCCCGGCGTCACCCGGCCGTTGGGCGAAGGGCTGCCGCCTCCTGTTGTAAACCCGCCGcctcttccctcttctcttcaGCGGCCTCATCCCCCGGCTCCTCGGGGACATCCTGTCGCTCTGGCTCTGCAACATGCTGGCCTACCTCATCAACACGTACGCGCTGGAGAACGGGGTACGGGCTGTGCGCTGcgcgggggcagcggggctgggggcgggcaCGCAGCCCCAGGGGACGCGCGGCTCCCTGCTCCGCGTCGGGGCTGaagctgccttcctcctcct contains the following coding sequences:
- the AGBL2 gene encoding LOW QUALITY PROTEIN: cytosolic carboxypeptidase 2 (The sequence of the model RefSeq protein was modified relative to this genomic sequence to represent the inferred CDS: inserted 2 bases in 1 codon) codes for the protein MEPSGYPTAQVVPEPYDSFMRCHLRYYGYFRGQKRGGKQSPVSPRGHSECHHAEALGLGSAGPGCRQRVGKEPSPRAPPVPCRGAGSPPAPPAAPRALEPARSRGCGLSREPRALFALPLERGPLPAPRWPIECEVIKEAIEHIEWVPPEPEPFCQPLSHEQAPAGSREEQGTVVYHLSPVPPGSSFTRARAGGAPGPLSSPAVALEGPQDTTLLFESRFESGNLQKAVKVGPYEYVLTLRPDLYTAKHTQWFYFRVQNTRRDAVYRFTIANLAKPKSLYGEGMRPLLYSQQDARSRGIGWRRVGAEVRYYRGGXGGEEPASFCLSWSMRFPHDGDTCYLAHSYPYTYSDLQRYLRAVLGDPVRSRYCAVRALCRSLAGNTVYLLTITGPAGGAGKWAVVLSARAHPGESGGSWAMRGFLDFVLSAAPDARLLRRLFVFKVVPMLNPDGVVVGNSRCSLAGRDPNRAYGTGCRGSFPAVWHLRAMVERLLAEREVVLYCDFHGHSRKNNVFMYGCDGGRAAAAPRLRERVFPLMLSKNAPDKFSFPSCKFKVQKSKEGTGRVAMWRMGVTNSYTMEAAFGGSTLGGRNSHFTVEDLKSLGYHLCDTLLDFCDPDPAKFQRCLAEVDALLRQRLGSGRSWSDVPTSDLESSTSGSDSSVSEGSPARPGSPRGREGQGAREDVLVPLRHPGQLEPRRRKRLRSRRARNALRGPNAVRQSHAGVPVPPRSLRPWGQPRVPNTPRGGRGVPEEPEQPRGAIPRQPVPTAAGRGSRGRAAAGDARLQGGTRAAGPARATTATAATTATGSSRGTAVALPAPGAAAAGRGGRPGPASPRCYACARR
- the MTCH2 gene encoding mitochondrial carrier homolog 2 gives rise to the protein MADAASQVLLGSGLTVLSQPLMYVKVLVQVGYEPLPPTLGRNIFGRQVYQLPGLFAYAKHIVKVDGRAGLFKGLTPRLCSSAIGTVVHSKVLQRYQDAEQAEPGASKKEPVSSLEQVLKETSREMVARSAATLITHPFHVITLRCMVQFIGRETKYSGTLSAFTTIYREEGILGFFAGLIPRLLGDILSLWLCNMLAYLINTYALENGVSMAEMKSYSQAVTGFFASMLTYPFVLVSNLMAVNNCGLAGGLLPYAPTYSSWLDCWSQLHKEGNMSRGNSLFFRKVPAGKRYVWEERRFR